One part of the Anaeromyxobacter sp. Fw109-5 genome encodes these proteins:
- a CDS encoding glutamate-5-semialdehyde dehydrogenase, whose protein sequence is MRQPASEGLAAEMRRLAEASSDASRALSRAQPRAKDEALRAAADAIGRRAKEILAASAEDVAAARAAGQSAAYLDRLALDPKRLDGIAAALREVAALPDPVGEVTATWRRPNGLSVKKVRIPLGVVLMVYEARPNVTVDAAALCVKSGNAAILRPGSDALRSSLALAAAFAEGLAAAGLPAASAQVVPTSDREATFELLQLDDLIDLAIPRGGPSLIRAVAERSRVPVVKHYQGVCHLFLDQSAPLQQAIDLALNGKVQRPAVCNALECLLVHREAAGRLLPAVGRALVDAGVELRSCPTSTTILARAGVPAVTAAPDDYGKEFSDLILAVRVVHDLDGALDHIARYGSLHTEAILTRDLASARRFEREVTASAVMVNASTRFNDGGELGLGAEIGISTTKLHAFGPMGLAELTTQKFVVEGDGQVRS, encoded by the coding sequence ATGAGACAGCCTGCGAGCGAGGGGCTCGCCGCCGAGATGCGGCGGCTGGCGGAGGCGTCGAGCGACGCCTCGCGGGCGCTCTCGCGCGCCCAGCCGCGCGCCAAGGACGAGGCGCTCCGCGCCGCCGCCGACGCGATCGGCCGCCGGGCGAAGGAGATCCTCGCCGCCAGCGCCGAGGACGTCGCCGCCGCGCGCGCCGCGGGGCAGTCGGCCGCCTACCTCGACCGGCTCGCGCTCGACCCGAAGCGGCTCGACGGGATCGCCGCGGCGCTGCGCGAGGTCGCGGCGCTGCCGGATCCGGTGGGCGAGGTGACCGCCACCTGGCGGCGCCCCAACGGCCTCTCCGTGAAGAAGGTGCGCATCCCGCTCGGCGTCGTGCTGATGGTGTACGAGGCGCGGCCGAACGTGACGGTGGACGCCGCGGCGCTGTGCGTGAAGAGCGGCAACGCCGCCATCCTCCGGCCCGGCTCCGACGCGCTCCGCTCCTCCCTCGCGCTCGCCGCCGCCTTCGCCGAGGGGCTCGCCGCGGCGGGGCTGCCGGCCGCGAGCGCGCAGGTCGTCCCCACCAGCGATCGCGAGGCCACCTTCGAGCTGCTCCAGCTCGACGACCTCATCGACCTCGCCATCCCGCGCGGCGGGCCGTCGCTCATCCGCGCCGTGGCGGAGCGGTCGCGCGTCCCGGTCGTGAAGCACTACCAGGGCGTCTGCCACCTGTTCCTGGACCAGAGCGCGCCGCTCCAGCAGGCCATCGACCTCGCGCTGAACGGCAAGGTGCAGCGCCCCGCCGTGTGCAACGCGCTCGAGTGCCTCCTCGTGCACCGCGAGGCGGCGGGGCGGCTGCTGCCCGCGGTCGGGCGCGCGCTCGTCGACGCGGGGGTCGAGCTCCGCTCGTGCCCGACTTCGACGACCATCCTCGCGAGGGCCGGCGTGCCCGCGGTGACGGCCGCGCCGGACGACTACGGCAAGGAGTTCTCGGACCTGATCCTGGCGGTGCGCGTGGTCCACGACCTCGACGGCGCGCTCGATCACATCGCCCGCTACGGCTCGCTCCACACGGAGGCGATCCTCACGCGGGACCTCGCGAGCGCGCGCCGCTTCGAGCGCGAGGTGACGGCGAGCGCGGTCATGGTGAACGCCTCGACACGGTTCAACGACGGCGGCGAGCTCGGCCTGGGAGCCGAGATCGGAATCTCGACGACGAAGCTCCACGCGTTCGGCCCGATGGGCCTCGCCGAGCTCACCACCCAGAAGTTCGTGGTGGAGGGCGACGGGCAGGTGCGGAGCTAG
- the nifJ gene encoding pyruvate:ferredoxin (flavodoxin) oxidoreductase: MASRRMVTMDGNEAVASVAHRINEVIAIYPITPSSNMGEWADEWSAKGQKNIWGTVPSVSEMQSEGGAAGAVHGALQAGALTTTFTASQGLLLMIPNMYKIAGELTAFCMHVSARSVATHALSIFGDHSDVMAVRQTGFGLLSSASVQEAHDFAAIAQRASMLSRVPFLHFFDGFRTSHEVAKMEELTDDDLRQMIPEELVAAHRSRALTPDKPTVRGTAQNPDAFFQAREACNPFYAEAADHVQEAMDHFAKITGRRYKLFEYVGHPQAERVIVAMGSGCDTIQETVEHLVAKGEKVGLVKVRLFRPFDLGAFMTAFPRTVHHIAVLDRTKEPGSLGEPLYQDVVTALREAEQAHIDRFHHQLTVIGGRYGLSSKEFTPAMVKAVYDELSKARPKRHFTVGINDDIGHTSLKYDPAFDTEPADVVRALFYGLGADGTVGANKNSIKIIGEDTPNFAQGYFVYDSKKSGSVTISHLRFGPRPIRSAYLISNANFVACHQFGFLEKYDMVEQAVPGSTFLLNSPYGPDEVWQHLPAEVQDQILQKKLKLYVIDAYKVARETGMGVRINTIMQTCFFAISGVLPKDEAIGHIKKTIEKTYARKGPEVVQKNFAAVDHTLAHLFEVSTAGRQVSGKPRPPAVAEVAPDFVKRVTALMLAGKGDQLPVSAFPVDGTWPTGTSKWEKRSIALELPVWEPSLCIQCNKCALICPHAAIRPKFFAPEALAAAPQGFVTMDFKSPDVKGNKYALQVSPDDCTGCTLCVEICPAESKTEKGHKAINMKDAMPLKEKERTNWAFFLSIPEADRTRVKLDVKGTQFLQPLFEFSGACTGCGETPYLKLLTQLYGDRAIIANATGCSSIFGANLPTTPYTQDEAGRGPAWANSLFEDNAEFGFGMRLAIDKQAEHAKELLAKMGTVVGDGLVEEILKAEQGDEAAIERQRARVKLLKQKLAAVDTFEARWLYKIADYLVRKSVWIVGGDGWAYDIGYGGLDHVIAQGRDVNILVLDTEVYSNTGGQASKATPMGAAAKFATAGKSLPKKDLAMLAMTYGHPYVARVALGAKDAQTVNAFKEADSYTGTSVIVAYAHCIAHGYEMSDALGQQEKAVESGYWPLFRYDPRRVANGESPLKLDSPAPKIDLARFVENETRFRQVEASNPQGFAKMLEQAQKDVRERYALYEQLARAMNPANLVPGAAAADGKPPKARA, translated from the coding sequence ATGGCGAGCAGGCGCATGGTGACCATGGACGGCAACGAGGCCGTCGCGTCGGTCGCCCACCGGATCAACGAGGTGATCGCGATCTACCCGATCACCCCCTCTTCCAACATGGGTGAGTGGGCCGACGAGTGGTCCGCCAAGGGCCAGAAGAACATCTGGGGGACGGTGCCCTCCGTCTCCGAGATGCAGTCGGAGGGCGGCGCGGCCGGCGCGGTGCACGGCGCGCTGCAGGCGGGGGCGCTCACGACGACCTTCACGGCGTCGCAGGGCCTGCTCCTCATGATCCCGAACATGTACAAGATCGCGGGCGAGCTGACCGCGTTCTGCATGCACGTCAGCGCCCGCTCGGTCGCGACGCACGCGCTCTCGATCTTCGGCGATCACTCGGACGTGATGGCGGTCCGCCAGACCGGGTTCGGGCTGCTCTCCTCGGCGTCGGTGCAGGAGGCGCACGACTTCGCGGCCATCGCGCAGCGCGCCTCGATGCTCTCGCGCGTCCCGTTCCTCCACTTCTTCGACGGCTTCCGCACCTCGCACGAGGTCGCGAAGATGGAGGAGCTCACCGACGACGACCTCCGCCAGATGATCCCCGAGGAGCTCGTCGCGGCGCACCGCTCCCGCGCGCTCACGCCGGACAAGCCGACGGTGCGCGGCACCGCCCAGAACCCCGACGCCTTCTTCCAGGCGCGCGAGGCGTGCAACCCGTTCTACGCGGAGGCCGCCGACCACGTGCAGGAGGCGATGGACCACTTCGCCAAGATCACGGGCCGCCGCTACAAGCTCTTCGAGTACGTCGGCCACCCGCAGGCGGAGCGCGTCATCGTCGCGATGGGCTCCGGGTGCGACACCATCCAGGAGACCGTCGAGCACCTCGTCGCGAAGGGCGAGAAGGTCGGCCTCGTGAAGGTGCGGCTGTTCCGGCCCTTCGACCTCGGCGCGTTCATGACCGCCTTCCCGCGGACCGTGCACCACATCGCGGTGCTCGATCGCACGAAGGAGCCGGGGTCGCTCGGCGAGCCGCTCTACCAGGACGTGGTCACCGCGCTGCGCGAGGCGGAGCAGGCGCACATCGACCGCTTCCACCACCAGCTCACCGTCATCGGCGGCCGCTACGGCCTCTCCTCCAAGGAGTTCACGCCGGCGATGGTGAAGGCGGTCTACGACGAGCTCTCGAAGGCGCGCCCGAAGCGCCACTTCACCGTCGGCATCAACGACGACATCGGCCACACCTCGCTCAAGTACGACCCGGCCTTCGACACCGAGCCGGCCGACGTGGTGCGCGCCCTGTTCTACGGCCTCGGCGCGGACGGCACCGTCGGCGCGAACAAGAACTCCATCAAGATCATCGGCGAGGACACGCCCAACTTCGCGCAGGGCTACTTCGTCTACGACTCGAAGAAGTCCGGGTCGGTGACCATCTCGCACCTGCGCTTCGGGCCGCGGCCGATCCGCTCCGCCTACCTCATCTCCAACGCGAACTTCGTCGCCTGCCACCAGTTCGGCTTCCTCGAGAAGTACGACATGGTCGAGCAGGCGGTGCCCGGCTCGACGTTCCTGCTCAACTCGCCGTACGGGCCCGACGAGGTGTGGCAGCACCTCCCGGCGGAGGTGCAGGACCAGATCCTGCAGAAGAAGCTGAAGCTCTACGTGATCGACGCGTACAAGGTGGCGCGCGAGACGGGCATGGGGGTGCGCATCAACACCATCATGCAGACCTGCTTCTTCGCCATCTCCGGCGTGCTCCCGAAGGACGAGGCGATCGGGCACATCAAGAAGACGATCGAGAAGACCTACGCGCGCAAGGGGCCGGAGGTCGTCCAGAAGAACTTCGCCGCGGTGGATCACACCCTCGCGCACCTCTTCGAGGTGAGCACCGCGGGTCGGCAGGTGAGCGGGAAGCCGCGCCCGCCGGCGGTGGCGGAGGTGGCGCCGGACTTCGTGAAGCGCGTCACGGCGCTCATGCTCGCCGGCAAGGGCGACCAGCTCCCGGTGTCGGCGTTCCCGGTGGACGGCACCTGGCCGACCGGGACGTCCAAGTGGGAGAAGCGCTCGATCGCCCTCGAGCTGCCGGTGTGGGAGCCGAGCCTCTGCATCCAGTGCAACAAGTGCGCGCTCATCTGCCCGCACGCGGCCATCCGCCCGAAGTTCTTCGCGCCGGAGGCGCTCGCCGCCGCGCCGCAGGGCTTCGTGACGATGGACTTCAAGTCACCGGACGTGAAGGGCAACAAGTACGCCCTCCAGGTGTCCCCCGACGACTGCACGGGCTGCACGCTGTGCGTGGAGATCTGCCCGGCGGAGTCGAAGACCGAGAAGGGCCACAAGGCCATCAACATGAAGGACGCCATGCCGCTCAAGGAGAAGGAGCGGACGAACTGGGCGTTCTTCCTGTCCATCCCCGAGGCGGACCGCACCCGCGTGAAGCTGGACGTGAAGGGGACGCAGTTCCTCCAGCCGCTGTTCGAGTTCTCCGGCGCCTGCACCGGCTGCGGCGAGACCCCGTACCTGAAGCTCCTCACCCAGCTCTACGGTGACCGGGCGATCATCGCGAACGCCACGGGCTGCTCGTCCATCTTCGGCGCCAACCTGCCGACGACGCCGTACACGCAGGACGAGGCGGGGCGCGGGCCGGCCTGGGCGAACTCGCTCTTCGAGGACAACGCCGAGTTCGGCTTCGGCATGCGGCTCGCCATCGACAAGCAGGCCGAGCACGCGAAGGAGCTCCTCGCCAAGATGGGCACCGTCGTGGGCGACGGGCTCGTCGAGGAGATCCTGAAGGCCGAGCAGGGCGACGAGGCGGCGATCGAGAGGCAGCGCGCGCGCGTGAAGCTCCTCAAGCAGAAGCTCGCCGCGGTCGACACCTTCGAGGCGCGCTGGCTCTACAAGATCGCCGACTACCTCGTCCGCAAGTCGGTCTGGATCGTGGGCGGCGACGGCTGGGCCTACGACATCGGCTACGGCGGCCTCGACCACGTCATCGCGCAGGGCCGCGACGTGAACATCCTCGTGCTCGACACGGAGGTGTACTCGAACACCGGCGGCCAGGCGTCGAAGGCGACGCCGATGGGCGCGGCGGCGAAGTTCGCGACGGCCGGCAAGAGCCTGCCGAAGAAGGACCTCGCCATGCTCGCCATGACCTACGGCCACCCCTACGTGGCGCGCGTGGCGCTCGGCGCCAAGGACGCGCAGACCGTGAACGCCTTCAAGGAGGCGGACAGCTACACGGGGACGTCCGTCATCGTGGCCTACGCGCACTGCATCGCGCACGGCTACGAGATGTCCGACGCCCTCGGGCAGCAGGAGAAGGCGGTCGAGTCCGGCTACTGGCCGCTCTTCCGCTACGATCCGCGGCGCGTCGCGAACGGCGAGAGCCCGCTCAAGCTCGACAGCCCCGCGCCGAAGATCGACCTCGCGCGCTTCGTCGAGAACGAGACCCGCTTCCGGCAGGTGGAGGCGTCGAACCCCCAGGGCTTCGCGAAGATGCTCGAGCAGGCGCAGAAGGACGTGCGCGAGCGGTACGCGCTCTACGAGCAGCTCGCCCGCGCGATGAACCCGGCGAACCTCGTGCCCGGCGCCGCCGCCGCGGACGGGAAGCCGCCCAAGGCGCGCGCGTAG
- a CDS encoding DUF86 domain-containing protein, whose protein sequence is MSARDDRVRLKHMLDASRVVEAFAAGRTREDLDRDLQLTFALARAVEIVAEAAKDVSEERRMHHPGVPWRAIAATHHRLVHDPLALDLDRLWHIVSVDVPVLIPHLRDALGETP, encoded by the coding sequence ATGTCTGCCCGGGACGATCGGGTGCGGCTGAAGCACATGCTGGACGCGTCGCGCGTCGTGGAGGCGTTCGCCGCGGGCCGCACGCGCGAGGACCTCGATCGAGACCTCCAGCTGACGTTCGCCCTCGCGCGCGCCGTCGAGATCGTCGCGGAGGCGGCGAAGGACGTCTCCGAAGAGCGGCGGATGCACCATCCCGGCGTCCCCTGGCGCGCGATCGCCGCGACGCACCACCGGCTCGTGCACGATCCGCTCGCCCTCGACCTCGACCGGCTCTGGCACATCGTCTCCGTCGACGTGCCGGTCCTCATCCCGCACCTCCGGGACGCGCTCGGCGAGACGCCCTGA
- a CDS encoding efflux RND transporter periplasmic adaptor subunit, with protein sequence MAGRSHRISALVAASTLALGACKGGGGEQAAAQPEPVTLAPENVTTVTERTLQSGPDISGTLRARRAAALRAEVGGTVLEVLAEAGERVKPGQLLARVDDTALRDALIAARSGVSAAKNTLQVAEANAKRARTLAEAGAFAAQQAEQAEAAHEGARAQLADARARLVQAEQQVSKARVRAPFSGVVSERQVSVGDVVAPGAPLFTVIDPTRLQFEASVPAAQVGLVRPGARVDFTVTGFDRVFEGAIERVNPAVDPATGQVRVYVDVKNENGQLISGLYAHGRVAAESSTGPSAPAAAVDDTSKPPTVMRVSGGKVERVEVQISVHDDVTGAVGFRAGVKPGDVLVLGSARATLAEGAPVQVAPAGADQGSRAQPAPESGAPAETGGGAQASDGGGR encoded by the coding sequence ATGGCGGGTCGATCCCATCGGATCTCGGCGCTCGTCGCGGCCTCGACGCTCGCGCTCGGCGCATGCAAGGGCGGCGGCGGCGAGCAGGCCGCGGCGCAGCCGGAGCCGGTCACGCTGGCGCCGGAGAACGTCACCACCGTGACGGAGCGGACGCTGCAGTCCGGCCCGGACATCTCCGGCACGCTGCGCGCCCGGCGCGCCGCCGCGCTGCGCGCGGAGGTCGGCGGGACGGTGCTCGAGGTCCTCGCCGAGGCGGGCGAGCGGGTGAAGCCGGGCCAGCTCCTCGCGCGCGTCGACGACACCGCGCTGCGCGACGCGCTCATCGCCGCACGCTCCGGCGTGAGCGCCGCGAAGAACACGCTCCAGGTCGCGGAGGCGAACGCGAAGCGCGCGCGGACGCTCGCCGAGGCGGGCGCCTTCGCCGCCCAGCAGGCGGAGCAGGCGGAGGCCGCGCACGAGGGTGCCCGGGCGCAGCTCGCCGACGCGCGGGCGCGCCTGGTCCAGGCCGAGCAGCAGGTGAGCAAGGCCCGCGTCCGCGCGCCGTTCTCCGGCGTCGTCTCCGAGCGGCAGGTCTCCGTCGGCGACGTCGTCGCGCCCGGCGCCCCGCTGTTCACGGTCATCGACCCGACCCGCCTGCAGTTCGAGGCCTCGGTCCCGGCCGCCCAGGTCGGGCTCGTGCGGCCGGGCGCGCGCGTGGACTTCACCGTCACCGGCTTCGACCGGGTCTTCGAGGGCGCCATCGAGCGGGTGAACCCCGCCGTCGATCCCGCCACGGGGCAGGTGCGGGTCTACGTGGACGTGAAGAACGAGAACGGCCAGCTCATCTCCGGCCTCTACGCGCACGGGCGCGTGGCGGCCGAGAGCAGCACGGGCCCCTCGGCGCCGGCCGCGGCGGTGGACGACACGAGCAAGCCGCCGACGGTGATGCGCGTCTCGGGCGGCAAGGTGGAGCGCGTGGAGGTGCAGATCTCGGTGCACGACGACGTGACCGGCGCGGTGGGCTTCCGCGCGGGCGTGAAGCCGGGGGACGTGCTCGTGCTCGGCTCGGCGCGGGCGACGCTCGCGGAAGGCGCTCCGGTGCAGGTCGCGCCGGCGGGCGCGGACCAGGGCTCCCGGGCGCAGCCGGCCCCGGAGTCCGGGGCGCCCGCGGAGACGGGGGGCGGCGCGCAGGCGTCGGACGGCGGGGGGCGGTAG
- a CDS encoding CxxxxCH/CxxCH domain-containing protein yields the protein MARITLGVALRAAAVTLLVAAACESRAPLPRRQRVEAGPCDTCHAAPPATGAHLAHVAPAALDGLAYGDLRVLEDVATGGTRYAFGCGHCHPVDEAAHEADLGDDGLPDVVLTPPVPLVAGDVIKARNTPQAGWDSASGSCSGVYCHSSGQGHPEAQLEYRATPAWTAAPGTLGCGGCHGNPPGYASSGPGATSAAPNSHIQLAEDGSLAWEWGHYAGMPGPYHYPLHGSPTAGFAAAPITCQTCHFETVDPAHTTPGGFYYLDTSGDYALDGGDPARLSHPSWARTQCVTCHGEGLRAPAAGGAVLPLRHVNGRPDVAFDRRSALPDGYVTGLPALATTAPIAPYYVSPFNVSMIGWELPPGSEIRLTETGKEVLTVSLEQASYDPATRTCSNVGCHLGRQSMVNAGYPPLQWGEPYVRSVSCDRCHSMF from the coding sequence ATGGCGCGCATCACGCTTGGCGTCGCGCTCCGCGCGGCGGCGGTCACGCTGCTCGTCGCCGCTGCATGCGAGTCCCGCGCGCCGCTCCCTCGGCGCCAGCGGGTGGAGGCCGGTCCGTGCGACACGTGTCACGCCGCGCCTCCCGCGACCGGCGCGCACCTCGCGCACGTGGCGCCGGCGGCGCTCGACGGCCTCGCGTACGGCGACCTGCGCGTCCTCGAGGACGTGGCGACGGGCGGGACGCGCTACGCGTTCGGCTGCGGCCACTGCCACCCCGTCGACGAGGCCGCGCACGAGGCGGACCTCGGAGACGACGGGCTCCCCGACGTCGTGCTCACGCCACCGGTTCCCCTCGTCGCGGGGGACGTCATCAAGGCGCGCAACACGCCGCAGGCCGGCTGGGACAGCGCGTCCGGCTCGTGCAGCGGGGTCTACTGCCACTCGAGCGGGCAGGGTCACCCGGAAGCGCAGCTCGAGTACCGCGCCACGCCCGCCTGGACCGCGGCGCCGGGAACGCTCGGCTGCGGCGGCTGTCACGGGAACCCTCCCGGCTATGCGTCGTCCGGCCCGGGAGCGACGAGCGCCGCCCCCAACTCGCATATCCAGCTCGCCGAGGACGGGAGCCTCGCCTGGGAGTGGGGTCACTACGCCGGCATGCCGGGCCCCTACCACTACCCGCTCCACGGCAGCCCGACCGCGGGCTTCGCGGCGGCGCCCATCACCTGCCAGACCTGCCACTTCGAGACCGTGGATCCCGCGCACACGACGCCGGGCGGCTTCTACTACCTCGACACGAGCGGCGACTACGCGCTCGACGGCGGCGACCCCGCGCGCCTCTCGCATCCGAGCTGGGCGCGCACCCAGTGCGTCACCTGCCACGGCGAAGGGCTGCGCGCTCCCGCGGCCGGCGGTGCGGTGCTGCCGCTGCGCCACGTGAACGGCCGGCCGGACGTCGCGTTCGACCGGCGCTCGGCGTTGCCGGACGGCTACGTGACGGGCCTGCCGGCGCTCGCGACGACCGCGCCGATCGCGCCCTACTACGTGAGCCCGTTCAACGTCTCGATGATCGGCTGGGAGCTGCCGCCCGGCAGCGAGATCCGGCTGACCGAAACCGGGAAGGAGGTGCTGACCGTCTCGCTCGAGCAGGCGAGCTACGATCCCGCCACCCGCACCTGCTCGAACGTGGGCTGCCACCTGGGGAGGCAGTCGATGGTGAACGCGGGGTATCCCCCTCTGCAGTGGGGAGAGCCCTACGTGCGGTCCGTCTCCTGCGACCGCTGCCACTCGATGTTCTGA
- a CDS encoding serine/threonine-protein kinase → MVRKVGTSRIVREIGRGGMGVVYEAYQDGLERTVAVKSLDTKLARSKEIVERFRREGRAYARLRHEAIVGVHDLVEKDDGLYLVTDLVDGADLARVLATGGALPADCVAVIGARIADALDYVHFNGLLHRDVKPANVMVSRDGEVKLMDFGIAKGADDLSLTKAGMLVGSPSYMAPEVLAGEEEGPGADVWALGVTLYELATGEKPFRGKNAEELFAAIARGRFRKVRALAPDCPRRLAHAIERCLSRTPAARIASAGALARVLDATAARLVGREVHPRARLVALLANRGYATEEVALSKLDLSTLRATRIADVRGSATAAEFPIRRRAPFRIGLALILALAAGVAAWVVRI, encoded by the coding sequence ATGGTGCGCAAGGTCGGGACCAGCCGGATCGTCCGTGAAATCGGGCGTGGCGGCATGGGCGTCGTGTACGAGGCGTACCAGGACGGCCTCGAGCGCACGGTCGCGGTGAAGTCCCTCGACACGAAGCTCGCCCGCTCGAAGGAGATTGTGGAGCGGTTCCGTCGAGAAGGGCGAGCGTACGCCCGGCTCCGGCACGAGGCGATCGTCGGCGTGCACGACCTGGTCGAGAAGGACGACGGCCTCTACCTGGTGACCGACCTCGTGGACGGCGCGGACCTCGCCCGCGTCCTCGCGACCGGCGGGGCGCTGCCGGCCGACTGCGTCGCCGTGATCGGCGCGCGGATCGCCGACGCGCTCGACTACGTCCACTTCAACGGGCTCCTCCACCGCGACGTGAAGCCGGCGAACGTGATGGTCTCGCGCGACGGCGAGGTGAAGCTCATGGACTTCGGCATCGCGAAGGGCGCCGACGACCTGTCGCTCACCAAGGCCGGCATGCTCGTGGGGAGCCCGTCGTACATGGCGCCGGAGGTGCTCGCGGGCGAGGAGGAGGGGCCGGGCGCAGACGTGTGGGCGCTGGGCGTCACGCTGTACGAGCTCGCGACGGGCGAGAAGCCCTTCCGCGGGAAGAACGCCGAGGAGCTCTTCGCCGCCATCGCGCGCGGCCGATTCAGGAAGGTGCGCGCCCTCGCCCCCGACTGCCCCCGCCGGCTCGCGCACGCCATCGAGCGCTGCCTCTCGAGGACCCCGGCCGCGCGCATCGCCTCCGCAGGCGCGCTCGCGCGCGTGCTCGACGCGACCGCCGCGCGGCTCGTCGGGCGCGAGGTCCACCCGCGCGCCCGCCTCGTCGCCCTCCTCGCCAACCGCGGCTACGCCACCGAGGAGGTCGCGCTCTCCAAGCTCGACCTCTCCACCCTGCGCGCCACCCGCATCGCCGACGTGCGCGGCTCCGCCACCGCCGCCGAGTTCCCCATCCGCCGCCGCGCGCCGTTCCGTATCGGACTGGCGTTGATCCTTGCGCTGGCGGCGGGGGTGGCGGCGTGGGTGGTGAGGATCTGA
- a CDS encoding DMT family transporter, producing the protein MRARIVLVYVAIAFLWGSTWAVIRIGLEHLPPLRFAGIRMALAAAILAPFALRGGAWRVLAGEVGPRVAVVGLFQIAIPYGLMFVAQQWVPSGLAALLFASFPVWISLLARVFLPGERLTPAKLASAALGVAGIAVLQWPHLGSLEGSGELALGSALIVSASIVVAIANVLVRRHLVAVTPLAMTAGQTFVGAVVLLVAALVFESGRPAAYVPAALAALAYLAVFGTALTYIGLYWLVPRVPIAAIGALPLLDTTVAVSLGALLLGESLGWHLALGGAMVLAAAALATRDAPRTSDGGA; encoded by the coding sequence GTGCGCGCTCGCATCGTCCTCGTCTACGTCGCCATCGCCTTCCTGTGGGGCTCGACCTGGGCCGTCATCCGGATCGGCCTCGAGCACCTCCCGCCCCTGCGCTTCGCCGGGATCCGCATGGCGCTCGCGGCGGCGATCCTCGCGCCCTTCGCGCTCCGCGGCGGCGCCTGGCGCGTGCTCGCGGGCGAGGTGGGGCCGCGCGTCGCGGTCGTCGGGCTGTTCCAGATCGCCATCCCTTACGGGCTCATGTTCGTCGCGCAGCAGTGGGTGCCCTCCGGCCTCGCCGCGCTGCTCTTCGCGAGCTTCCCCGTCTGGATCTCGCTGCTCGCCCGGGTGTTCCTCCCCGGAGAGCGGCTCACCCCGGCGAAGCTCGCCTCCGCGGCGCTCGGCGTGGCGGGCATCGCGGTGCTGCAGTGGCCACACCTCGGCTCGCTCGAGGGCTCGGGCGAGCTGGCGCTCGGCAGCGCCCTCATCGTCTCGGCCTCGATCGTCGTGGCGATCGCGAACGTGCTCGTGCGCCGCCACCTCGTCGCCGTCACGCCGCTCGCCATGACCGCGGGCCAGACCTTCGTGGGCGCCGTCGTGCTCCTCGTCGCCGCGCTCGTCTTCGAGTCGGGACGCCCGGCCGCGTACGTGCCCGCCGCGCTCGCCGCGCTCGCCTACCTCGCCGTCTTCGGGACGGCCCTCACCTACATCGGCCTCTACTGGCTCGTGCCGCGCGTCCCCATCGCCGCCATCGGCGCGCTGCCGCTCCTCGATACGACGGTCGCGGTGTCGCTGGGCGCGCTCCTGCTCGGCGAGTCCCTCGGCTGGCACCTCGCGCTCGGCGGCGCGATGGTGCTCGCCGCCGCCGCGCTCGCCACGCGCGACGCCCCGCGCACCTCCGACGGCGGCGCCTGA
- the rsfS gene encoding ribosome silencing factor, with the protein MAIKKKATAKKTAKKTKPLKKTARSRQAPARGGKELARRRGPAPVSQALKRVPRAAKKPAASAGGPVSAAPAAAPQPDHARPTALAIAHAGLDKKAEEVTVLDVRGLTSYADYFVVMTADSDRQASAIADHVEQTMKAQGVSKVGVEGYETGRWILVDYGDVVAHVMNRESRGFYDLEGLWADAPRFAVEG; encoded by the coding sequence ATGGCGATCAAGAAGAAGGCGACGGCGAAGAAGACGGCGAAGAAGACGAAGCCCCTGAAGAAGACCGCGAGGTCCCGTCAGGCGCCCGCGCGCGGCGGGAAGGAGCTTGCCCGGCGCCGCGGCCCGGCCCCCGTATCGCAGGCCTTGAAGCGCGTGCCCCGCGCCGCGAAGAAGCCGGCCGCCTCGGCGGGGGGCCCCGTCTCGGCGGCGCCCGCCGCCGCGCCGCAGCCGGATCACGCCCGCCCGACCGCGCTCGCCATCGCGCACGCCGGCCTCGACAAGAAGGCCGAGGAGGTCACGGTGCTCGACGTGCGCGGGCTCACGAGCTACGCCGACTACTTCGTGGTCATGACCGCCGACTCCGACCGGCAGGCCTCGGCCATCGCGGACCACGTCGAGCAGACCATGAAGGCGCAGGGCGTCTCCAAGGTCGGCGTGGAGGGCTACGAGACCGGGCGCTGGATCCTGGTGGACTACGGCGACGTGGTCGCCCACGTCATGAACCGCGAGTCGCGCGGCTTCTACGATCTCGAGGGGCTCTGGGCGGACGCGCCGCGGTTCGCCGTGGAGGGGTAG